In one Sphingomonas sp. AP4-R1 genomic region, the following are encoded:
- a CDS encoding MFS transporter, protein MASAVLPPARPVRWYNLVAYGSNDVLGAGSMAVISTWILIFYTSFCGLSAAQATIIFGVARVLDAFTSPTIGYLSDNIGRSWLGRKFGRRRFFILAAIPLLPSFAIMWVAGQNFWYYLVTYVLFEMVYAMEIIPYETLASEMSTDYRTKAKFAGARILLGQCSAIGAAFLPGWLISWLGPDSPDTYLYMGIIFSGLFMAAAGLLYAFSWERARPPGLDEEEAARSSPTLGAAFKALYRNLFSTLRIRAFRLHLGMYLGGYISQDIYNAAFTYFVIFALAGSTAIVANLVGVTYIVQFVAVILAINFALKLSPAAAYRMAAISFAIGVVIFLAMYAAGYPATSALFWVPVVFAGLGRGALNYIPWATYNYMADVDEIVTGRRREGAFAGVMTFVRKMSQALAVILVGQVMEWSGFVSKATTQSPTAIAAIVGVMGAGTIAMLAFGIFVSSRFRLTPRTHGILMAEIEHLRAGHTAPTTPEHGHIVEDLSGWRYDQLWGANPVAAK, encoded by the coding sequence ATGGCCTCGGCCGTTTTGCCCCCCGCCCGGCCCGTGCGCTGGTACAATCTCGTCGCCTACGGCTCGAACGACGTGCTGGGCGCGGGATCGATGGCCGTCATCAGCACGTGGATCCTGATCTTCTACACCAGCTTCTGCGGGCTCTCCGCGGCGCAGGCGACGATCATCTTCGGCGTCGCGCGCGTGCTGGATGCGTTCACCAGCCCCACGATCGGCTATCTCTCCGACAATATCGGCCGCAGTTGGCTGGGGCGCAAATTCGGGCGGCGGCGCTTCTTCATCCTCGCCGCCATCCCGCTCTTGCCCAGCTTCGCCATCATGTGGGTCGCGGGCCAGAATTTCTGGTATTATCTCGTCACCTACGTGCTGTTCGAGATGGTCTACGCGATGGAGATCATCCCCTACGAGACGCTCGCCTCCGAAATGTCGACCGACTACCGGACGAAGGCGAAGTTCGCCGGCGCGCGCATCCTGCTCGGCCAATGCTCGGCGATCGGCGCGGCGTTCCTGCCCGGCTGGCTGATCTCCTGGCTCGGCCCGGATTCGCCCGACACCTATCTCTACATGGGCATCATCTTCTCCGGCCTGTTCATGGCCGCCGCCGGTTTGCTCTACGCGTTCAGCTGGGAACGCGCCCGCCCGCCGGGCCTGGACGAGGAAGAGGCCGCCCGCAGCAGCCCCACGCTGGGCGCCGCGTTCAAGGCGCTCTATCGCAACCTCTTCTCCACATTGCGCATCCGCGCCTTCCGCCTGCATCTCGGCATGTATCTGGGCGGCTATATCAGCCAGGACATCTACAACGCGGCCTTCACCTATTTCGTGATCTTCGCGCTGGCCGGCTCCACCGCGATCGTCGCCAATCTGGTGGGCGTGACGTATATCGTGCAGTTCGTGGCGGTGATCCTCGCGATCAATTTCGCGCTGAAGCTGTCGCCCGCCGCCGCCTATCGCATGGCGGCGATCAGCTTCGCGATCGGCGTGGTGATCTTCCTCGCCATGTATGCGGCGGGCTATCCCGCCACCTCTGCTCTCTTCTGGGTGCCGGTGGTGTTCGCAGGGCTGGGCCGCGGCGCGCTCAACTACATTCCGTGGGCTACCTACAATTACATGGCCGACGTGGACGAGATCGTCACCGGACGCCGCCGCGAGGGCGCGTTCGCCGGCGTGATGACGTTCGTGCGCAAGATGAGCCAGGCGCTCGCCGTGATCCTCGTGGGGCAGGTGATGGAATGGTCCGGCTTCGTCTCGAAGGCGACCACGCAGAGCCCCACCGCGATCGCCGCGATCGTGGGCGTGATGGGCGCGGGCACGATCGCGATGCTGGCCTTCGGCATCTTCGTCTCCAGTCGCTTCCGCCTCACGCCGCGCACGCACGGCATCCTGATGGCCGAGATCGAGCATCTGCGCGCCGGCCACACCGCACCAACCACGCCCGAGCATGGCCACATCGTCGAGGACCTGTCAGGCTGGCGCTATGACCAACTGTGGGGGGCCAATCCGGTGGCGGCGAAATGA
- a CDS encoding family 43 glycosylhydrolase — MIGLLAFAAAATAQPVIAPKPLFRDPVYDGAADPTTVHDPKTGEWVMFYTNRRASLPPAADPKDVSWFHATHIGIARSKDGAHWRYGGIAAIPKSCTGETLWAPDVERFNGLWHMWITVVPGVFKDWNAPRFLVHLTSKDLKSWQCGERLELGSDRIIDASVAALPEGGYRLFFNDERMNKAIRTADSNDLVHWTVKDRLTETPGEGPKAFRWKGKWWLISDAWKGLLVMRSDDGTHWTRQSDYLVADAGQAETDRAKGQHPDVIVAGDRAYLIYFVHQTGEPQAATNPAWGRRTVIQMTELHEAGGVVTVDRNAPTEVVLK, encoded by the coding sequence ATGATCGGTCTTCTCGCTTTCGCAGCCGCTGCCACGGCGCAGCCCGTCATCGCCCCGAAACCCCTGTTCCGCGATCCAGTTTATGACGGCGCCGCCGATCCGACGACGGTCCACGATCCGAAGACGGGCGAGTGGGTGATGTTCTACACGAACCGCCGCGCCTCGCTGCCGCCCGCAGCGGACCCCAAGGACGTCAGCTGGTTCCACGCCACCCACATCGGCATCGCCCGATCGAAGGACGGCGCACACTGGCGCTATGGCGGCATCGCGGCCATCCCCAAGTCCTGCACCGGCGAGACCTTGTGGGCGCCCGATGTCGAGCGCTTCAACGGCCTGTGGCACATGTGGATCACGGTGGTGCCGGGCGTGTTCAAGGACTGGAACGCGCCGCGCTTCCTCGTCCACCTCACCAGCAAGGATCTGAAGAGCTGGCAGTGCGGCGAGCGGCTGGAGCTGGGATCGGACCGGATCATCGATGCCAGCGTCGCGGCGCTGCCCGAGGGCGGCTATCGCCTGTTCTTCAACGATGAGCGGATGAACAAGGCGATCCGCACCGCCGACAGCAACGATCTCGTCCACTGGACGGTGAAGGACCGCCTGACCGAAACCCCCGGCGAAGGCCCCAAGGCCTTCCGCTGGAAGGGGAAGTGGTGGCTGATCTCGGATGCGTGGAAGGGGCTGCTGGTGATGCGCTCCGATGACGGCACGCACTGGACGCGGCAGTCCGACTATCTGGTGGCCGATGCGGGCCAGGCCGAGACGGACCGCGCCAAGGGCCAGCATCCCGACGTGATCGTCGCGGGTGACCGTGCCTACCTGATCTATTTCGTCCACCAGACCGGCGAACCGCAAGCCGCCACCAACCCCGCCTGGGGCCGCCGCACCGTGATCCAGATGACGGAGTTGCACGAGGCCGGTGGCGTGGTGACGGTGGACCGCAACGCCCCGACCGAGGTGGTGCTGAAGTAG
- a CDS encoding glycoside hydrolase family 28 protein gives MRNEATSILQAEGGYHRRHLLGGAACLAALTTLPVRAARQLGVSPTGGFLNIRDFGAKGDGRTIDSPAIDRAIEAAASRGGGTVYVPPGTYACYTIHLKSMITLYLDRGATILAASVPLEGTTRGGYDPAEPQDPAIEPFQDYGHNHWRNSLIYGEGLHDIAIVGDGLIWGKGLSRGHPDPDKPKAELPGVGCKSIALKNCRNVQLRDFSVLEGGWFALLATGVDNLVIDNLTVDTNRDGFDIDCCKNVRVSNCTVNSPYDDAIVPKSSFALGYARPTENVTITNCHVTGSYVVGTLLDATYKPLQRSRDTWLLGRIKCGTESNGGFKNITISNCVFDKCWGLALETVDGAIMEDIAVSNITMRDCLSAPLFLRLGRRMRGPKGVPVGSMRRVLIDNVTCMGTSLYPAIVAGVEGFPVEDVKISNVFLSLPGGGDAAMAAIDPPEADTTYPDPDRFGPLPASGFFVRHARNIELSHVEVRTRAADARPAVWLGNVDGCDITGLKVPAASPVFAQRSTTGLRAAGIVRMPTA, from the coding sequence ATGCGGAACGAGGCGACTTCGATCCTGCAGGCGGAGGGCGGTTATCACCGCCGCCACCTGCTGGGCGGAGCCGCCTGTCTTGCCGCGCTCACGACCCTGCCCGTGCGCGCGGCGCGGCAATTGGGGGTGTCGCCCACGGGCGGCTTCCTCAACATCCGCGATTTCGGCGCGAAGGGCGACGGCAGGACGATCGACTCCCCCGCCATCGATCGCGCGATCGAGGCCGCCGCGTCGCGGGGCGGCGGCACCGTCTATGTGCCGCCCGGCACCTATGCCTGCTACACGATCCACCTGAAGAGCATGATCACGCTCTACCTCGATCGCGGCGCCACGATCCTCGCCGCCTCGGTGCCGCTCGAGGGCACCACGCGCGGCGGCTATGATCCGGCCGAGCCGCAGGATCCGGCGATCGAGCCCTTTCAGGATTATGGCCACAATCACTGGCGCAACAGCCTGATCTACGGCGAAGGCCTGCACGACATCGCCATCGTTGGCGATGGCCTGATCTGGGGCAAGGGGCTGAGCCGCGGCCATCCCGATCCCGACAAGCCGAAGGCGGAACTGCCCGGCGTCGGCTGCAAATCGATCGCGCTCAAGAATTGCCGCAACGTGCAGTTGCGTGATTTCTCCGTGCTGGAGGGCGGCTGGTTCGCGTTGCTCGCCACCGGCGTCGACAATCTCGTCATCGACAATCTGACGGTCGACACCAATCGCGACGGCTTCGACATCGATTGCTGCAAGAATGTGCGCGTCAGCAATTGCACGGTGAACTCGCCGTATGACGACGCGATCGTGCCCAAATCCTCGTTCGCGCTGGGCTATGCGCGGCCGACGGAGAACGTCACCATCACGAACTGCCACGTCACCGGCAGCTATGTGGTCGGCACGCTGCTCGATGCCACGTACAAGCCGCTCCAGCGCAGCCGCGACACGTGGCTGCTCGGCCGCATCAAATGCGGCACGGAATCGAACGGCGGCTTCAAGAACATCACGATCAGCAATTGCGTGTTCGACAAATGCTGGGGCCTCGCGCTGGAGACGGTGGACGGCGCGATCATGGAGGATATCGCCGTCAGCAACATCACGATGCGCGATTGTCTCTCGGCTCCGCTCTTCCTGCGGCTGGGGCGGCGGATGCGCGGGCCCAAGGGCGTGCCCGTGGGATCGATGCGGCGCGTGCTGATCGACAATGTCACCTGCATGGGCACCTCGCTCTATCCGGCGATCGTCGCGGGCGTGGAGGGTTTCCCGGTCGAGGATGTGAAGATCAGCAATGTCTTCCTCAGCCTGCCCGGCGGCGGCGATGCGGCGATGGCCGCGATCGATCCGCCCGAGGCCGACACCACCTATCCCGATCCCGATCGGTTCGGCCCGCTGCCGGCGAGCGGCTTCTTCGTCCGCCATGCCCGCAATATCGAGCTGTCGCATGTCGAGGTCCGCACCCGCGCCGCCGATGCCCGGCCGGCCGTGTGGCTCGGCAACGTTGACGGCTGCGACATTACGGGGCTGAAGGTGCCGGCCGCGTCGCCCGTTTTCGCGCAGCGTTCCACCACGGGCCTCCGCGCGGCGGGGATCGTCAGGATGCCGACCGCATGA
- a CDS encoding beta-L-arabinofuranosidase domain-containing protein, giving the protein MSAFQPSRRDMLIAGSAALAAAPFPAAGAAASGRRLPIDQFDYGDVTLLEGPALDQQRATHAALMAMDEDALLKPFRQRAGLAAPGPDLGGWYNFSANFLPPRDMHGFIPGHTLGQYVSALARLSAVAGDAATRAKVGRLVDAMGPTLVSAFYGENYALPAYTYDKIAVGLIDAHAYAGTPGAMALLGKATDAALPHLPEKALSRPEMRARPHANEAQTWDESYTLPENLYRAATLGGGDRYRVMARRYLYDAPYFDPLAAGQNVLAGNHAYSHVNALSSAMQAWAVDGSEKHLRAARNGLQFVEQQSFATGGWGPAEGFVKPGEGALGKSLENTHASFEAPCGCYGHFKIARSLIRATGDSRWGDAMERLLFNAALGVLPLKPNGTAFYYADYSSIGAKTYFEYQCPCCSGTIGQLVADYGISAYLHDAGGVFVNLYLPSEVRWQGVTLTQRTTYPVTPETQLTVATRKPRRFALRLRIPAWATAGATLTVNGQPSGAAIRPGQFAEIVRTWSDGDRVSLAFATPLRLEAVEAETPRRVALMRGPLALFQTGDHLVTFRREDLLGATQDGTNPRWTVATDSGPKDFLPYSAIEAARPTRLYQVVAV; this is encoded by the coding sequence ATGAGCGCCTTCCAGCCCTCTCGCCGTGACATGCTGATCGCGGGGAGCGCCGCCCTCGCCGCCGCGCCCTTCCCCGCCGCCGGAGCCGCAGCCTCCGGCCGGCGCCTGCCGATCGACCAGTTCGACTATGGCGACGTCACCCTGCTGGAAGGCCCCGCGCTCGACCAGCAACGCGCCACCCACGCCGCCTTGATGGCGATGGACGAGGATGCGCTGCTCAAGCCTTTCCGCCAGCGTGCGGGCCTCGCCGCGCCGGGACCGGACCTCGGCGGCTGGTATAATTTCTCCGCCAATTTCCTGCCCCCGCGCGATATGCACGGCTTCATCCCCGGCCACACGCTGGGGCAATATGTGTCCGCGCTCGCGCGCCTGTCCGCTGTCGCCGGCGATGCCGCCACCCGCGCGAAGGTCGGCCGTCTGGTCGATGCGATGGGGCCGACGCTGGTCTCGGCTTTCTACGGCGAGAATTACGCGCTTCCCGCCTACACCTATGACAAGATCGCGGTCGGCCTGATCGACGCGCATGCCTATGCCGGCACGCCCGGCGCGATGGCATTGCTGGGCAAGGCGACCGACGCGGCTTTGCCCCACCTTCCCGAAAAGGCGCTCTCCCGCCCCGAGATGCGCGCGCGTCCCCACGCCAACGAGGCGCAGACCTGGGACGAGAGCTACACGCTACCCGAAAATCTCTACCGCGCGGCCACGCTGGGCGGCGGCGATCGCTACCGCGTGATGGCGCGGCGCTATCTCTACGACGCGCCCTATTTCGATCCGCTCGCGGCCGGGCAGAATGTGCTGGCTGGCAACCACGCCTACAGCCACGTCAACGCGCTCTCGTCGGCGATGCAGGCATGGGCGGTGGACGGCAGCGAGAAGCATCTGCGCGCCGCGCGCAACGGCCTCCAGTTCGTCGAGCAGCAGAGCTTCGCCACCGGCGGCTGGGGCCCGGCCGAAGGCTTCGTGAAGCCCGGCGAGGGCGCGCTCGGCAAATCGCTGGAGAATACCCATGCCAGCTTCGAGGCGCCGTGCGGCTGCTACGGTCATTTCAAGATCGCCCGCTCGCTGATCCGCGCGACCGGTGACAGCCGCTGGGGCGATGCGATGGAGCGCCTGCTGTTCAACGCGGCACTGGGCGTGCTGCCGCTGAAACCCAATGGCACCGCTTTCTATTATGCCGATTACAGCAGCATCGGCGCCAAGACCTATTTCGAATATCAATGCCCCTGCTGCTCGGGCACGATCGGCCAGCTGGTCGCCGACTATGGCATCAGCGCCTATCTGCATGATGCAGGCGGCGTGTTCGTGAACCTCTATCTGCCCTCGGAGGTGCGCTGGCAGGGGGTGACGCTCACGCAGCGCACCACCTATCCGGTCACCCCAGAGACGCAGTTGACCGTCGCGACGCGCAAACCGCGCCGCTTCGCGCTGCGCTTGCGCATCCCGGCATGGGCGACGGCGGGCGCGACGCTCACCGTCAACGGCCAGCCCTCCGGCGCCGCGATCCGCCCCGGCCAGTTCGCCGAGATCGTCCGCACCTGGTCCGATGGCGATCGGGTGAGCCTCGCCTTCGCCACGCCGCTGCGGCTGGAGGCGGTGGAGGCCGAAACGCCGCGCCGCGTGGCGCTGATGCGCGGGCCGCTGGCCCTGTTCCAGACGGGCGACCATCTCGTCACCTTCCGCCGCGAGGATCTGCTGGGCGCGACGCAGGACGGGACGAACCCGCGCTGGACCGTCGCCACCGACAGCGGTCCCAAGGATTTCCTGCCCTATTCCGCCATCGAGGCCGCCCGCCCGACCCGCCTCTATCAGGTGGTGGCGGTGTAG
- a CDS encoding glycoside hydrolase family 105 protein, whose translation MAALTHDVPHGTVTTAIDKLIDNLLNIKDETGEFLLHLEDGRIIDTKGWAGWEWTHGVGLFGLWRLFEQTGDKKALAVIKQWFEDRFAEGTPTKNINTMAPFITLAYLYEYEPDPRYIPYLDTWAEWLMAPDGLPKTEEGGFQHIVYNDVNPGEMWDDTLMMSVLPLAKIGLLLNRPHYVEEAKRQFLIHIKYLFDKKTGLWFHGWDFNGRHNFAEALWARGNCWVTIAIPEIIEILDLPQGDALRTFLIDTLAAQVKTLAETQDAETGLWHTLIVDPTSYLEASATAGFAYGILKGVRKGYLPRHYEEVGIRAVKGVLANIDDAGELKQVSFGTAMGDTQQFYKDIALTSMPYGQSLAMIALGEFLRTYI comes from the coding sequence TTGGCCGCCCTTACCCATGACGTGCCGCACGGCACCGTCACCACCGCCATCGACAAGCTCATCGACAATCTGCTGAACATCAAGGACGAGACGGGCGAGTTCCTGCTTCACCTGGAAGACGGCCGGATCATCGACACCAAGGGCTGGGCCGGCTGGGAATGGACCCACGGCGTCGGCCTGTTCGGCCTGTGGCGCCTGTTCGAGCAGACCGGCGACAAGAAGGCGCTGGCGGTGATCAAGCAGTGGTTCGAGGACCGCTTCGCCGAGGGCACGCCCACCAAGAACATCAACACGATGGCCCCGTTCATCACGCTGGCCTATCTGTATGAGTACGAGCCCGATCCCCGCTACATCCCGTATCTGGATACGTGGGCCGAGTGGCTGATGGCGCCGGACGGCCTGCCCAAGACGGAGGAAGGCGGCTTCCAGCACATCGTCTATAACGATGTGAACCCCGGCGAGATGTGGGACGACACGCTGATGATGTCGGTGCTGCCGCTGGCCAAGATCGGCCTGCTGCTGAACCGCCCGCATTATGTGGAAGAGGCCAAGCGCCAGTTCCTCATCCACATCAAATATCTGTTCGACAAGAAGACCGGCCTCTGGTTCCACGGTTGGGATTTCAACGGCCGCCACAATTTCGCGGAAGCCCTGTGGGCGCGCGGCAATTGCTGGGTGACGATCGCGATCCCCGAGATCATCGAGATCCTCGATCTGCCGCAGGGCGATGCGCTCCGCACCTTCCTGATCGATACGCTCGCCGCCCAGGTGAAGACTCTGGCCGAGACGCAGGATGCCGAGACCGGCCTGTGGCACACGCTGATCGTCGATCCGACCTCGTATCTCGAGGCCTCGGCCACGGCGGGCTTCGCCTATGGCATCCTGAAGGGCGTGCGGAAGGGCTATCTGCCGCGCCATTATGAGGAAGTCGGCATCCGCGCGGTGAAGGGCGTCCTCGCCAATATCGACGATGCGGGCGAGCTGAAGCAGGTGTCGTTCGGCACCGCGATGGGCGACACGCAGCAATTCTACAAGGACATCGCCTTGACTTCGATGCCCTATGGCCAGAGCCTCGCGATGATCGCTCTGGGCGAATTCCTGCGGACCTACATCTGA